One segment of Paenibacillus rhizovicinus DNA contains the following:
- a CDS encoding DUF456 domain-containing protein: MEIVGWIIVIALFALGMAGAIFPILPGALAIYAAFFVYGFMISFSPFGFWFWTLQTLIVIVLFVADYAVSAWGVKKYGGSRASVIGSTIGVLIGPFVIPAFGLILGPLIGAVIGELFTGASLEKSFKAGLGAVVGLFTSTVVKFILQGAMIIIFLLWI; the protein is encoded by the coding sequence ATGGAAATCGTAGGCTGGATCATTGTCATAGCGTTGTTTGCGCTCGGCATGGCCGGTGCGATCTTCCCGATCCTGCCGGGGGCGCTGGCGATTTATGCCGCATTCTTCGTTTACGGGTTCATGATTTCCTTCTCGCCATTCGGCTTCTGGTTCTGGACGCTTCAGACGCTGATCGTCATCGTGCTGTTCGTTGCCGATTACGCCGTCAGCGCCTGGGGCGTGAAGAAATACGGCGGCTCTCGGGCATCCGTGATCGGCAGCACCATCGGCGTACTGATCGGTCCGTTCGTCATTCCGGCCTTCGGCCTCATTCTCGGTCCGTTGATCGGCGCCGTCATCGGCGAGCTGTTCACGGGCGCGAGTTTGGAGAAGTCGTTTAAAGCGGGGCTTGGGGCGGTCGTGGGCCTATTCACGAGCACGGTCGTCAAATTTATTTTGCAGGGCGCAATGATCATCATTTTCTTGCTATGGATTTAA
- a CDS encoding ThuA domain-containing protein, giving the protein MVKVTVWNEFLHEKQHDEVRTVYPDGIHEALKAGIGTDGFEVSTATLDQPEHGLTDDVLANTDVLIWWGHMGHDKVEDAIVERVHARVMEGMGLIVLHSGHFSKIFKKLMGTGCDLKWREANEKERIWTVNPAHPIAAGIPEQFVLDREEMYGEHFDIPAPDELVFVSWFEGGEVFRTGCTWFRGQGKVFYFRPGHETFPTYYNDNVLQVIRNGIRWAAPSGAAKPVRGNHQPLEEIKAK; this is encoded by the coding sequence ATGGTTAAGGTAACGGTTTGGAATGAATTTCTGCATGAGAAACAGCACGACGAAGTGAGAACGGTTTATCCGGACGGCATCCACGAAGCGCTGAAAGCAGGTATCGGTACGGATGGCTTCGAAGTATCGACGGCAACGCTCGACCAGCCGGAGCATGGTTTGACGGACGACGTGCTGGCGAACACCGATGTACTGATCTGGTGGGGCCACATGGGTCATGACAAAGTGGAAGACGCGATCGTGGAACGCGTGCATGCCCGCGTAATGGAAGGCATGGGGCTGATCGTGCTGCATTCCGGCCATTTCTCCAAGATCTTCAAGAAGCTGATGGGCACTGGCTGCGACCTGAAGTGGCGCGAAGCAAACGAGAAAGAACGCATCTGGACCGTCAATCCGGCGCATCCGATCGCTGCGGGCATTCCGGAGCAGTTCGTGCTGGACCGCGAGGAAATGTACGGCGAGCATTTCGACATTCCGGCGCCGGACGAGCTTGTGTTCGTAAGCTGGTTCGAAGGCGGGGAAGTGTTCCGTACAGGCTGCACCTGGTTCCGCGGACAAGGCAAAGTGTTCTACTTCCGTCCAGGACACGAAACGTTTCCCACGTATTACAACGACAACGTGCTGCAAGTCATCCGGAACGGCATCCGCTGGGCGGCTCCTTCGGGCGCAGCCAAGCCGGTACGCGGCAACCACCAGCCGCTTGAGGAAATCAAAGCGAAATAA
- a CDS encoding Cof-type HAD-IIB family hydrolase has protein sequence MGTIKLVALDMDGTLLNDRQEVSKENAKWIRKALDAGVIVSFATGRGYQSALPYAEQLGLETPMITVNGGEIWTRPQVLHKRTLMPVSYLTRLHELALRHPECWYWAYTTTGIYNKENWSEVASRLDERHWLKFGYYTEDKPMLQAILKEASSWGGLEITNSSPSNLEMNPEGVTKASALRELCAVLGFGMSEVAAMGDSMNDIAMIREAGLGVAMGNAQDEVKAAADVVNVTNEEDAVARLLQDYVLKG, from the coding sequence ATGGGAACCATTAAATTAGTTGCATTGGACATGGACGGAACGCTGCTCAACGACCGGCAGGAAGTGAGCAAGGAGAACGCGAAGTGGATCCGCAAGGCGCTGGACGCCGGCGTTATCGTCAGTTTCGCTACTGGACGCGGCTATCAGAGCGCCTTGCCGTACGCCGAGCAGCTGGGGCTCGAGACGCCGATGATCACGGTCAACGGCGGGGAGATTTGGACCCGTCCTCAAGTGCTGCATAAGCGCACGCTGATGCCTGTGTCGTACCTGACGCGGCTCCACGAGCTGGCGCTGCGTCACCCGGAGTGCTGGTACTGGGCGTACACGACGACGGGCATTTACAACAAGGAGAACTGGAGCGAGGTTGCGAGCCGCCTGGATGAGCGGCACTGGCTGAAGTTCGGCTACTACACGGAGGACAAGCCCATGCTGCAAGCCATCCTGAAGGAAGCCTCGTCCTGGGGCGGGCTGGAGATTACGAATTCTTCGCCCTCCAACCTGGAGATGAATCCGGAAGGCGTGACCAAGGCGTCCGCGCTGCGGGAGCTATGCGCCGTGCTCGGTTTCGGGATGTCCGAGGTCGCTGCCATGGGCGACAGCATGAACGATATCGCGATGATTCGCGAAGCTGGCCTTGGCGTCGCGATGGGCAATGCGCAGGACGAAGTAAAGGCGGCGGCGGATGTCGTGAACGTGACGAACGAAGAGGATGCAGTCGCGCGCTTGCTGCAAGACTACGTGCTGAAAGGGTGA
- a CDS encoding putative polysaccharide biosynthesis protein gives MVKKDSLIKGTIILAAAALVARFLGIFQRIPLDYMTDSHGGGYFTVANNIYLMLLIVATGGIPSAISKMVSERYALGRPDEARRIYKAALLFGAVTGVLITVLLLIFAPFYATHIAEKPGAALAVRAIAPALLFFPIIAMMRGYFQGRQYMAAGGISQIVEQILRVITAVGLGYLAFGLDWGQSWIAAAATFGSVFGSVGAFAVMLSYARKLKRQDMKDAARSGTRAAQQTRSTLSFKSIYSELFKISVPIVITSMTVQFIYFFDTSFFMKLTHGYYASADADQMLDWLGVKAQALAGIPPILAIALSQSMIPVISSAYKVKNMKEVERQASLVMRIVVFTGVPASLIMTVAAMSITGLLFSNTGGSGAVAALTAGTIFQITMMTSNTVLTSMNKPRMPMRHALIGIVVKVVTSLLLAPLLGVYGIILSSTICFMVIASLNFRQIRKEIKLNILGTRWAGYVVTIAIASGAGWLLDYACRTYIGGVPVKLTYAVACIAAGVVSLGLYVALLLLLKVITKDDVQQFPGPLRRLLNPLMRVVSRRGVNSSN, from the coding sequence ATGGTTAAAAAGGATTCGTTAATAAAAGGCACGATCATTCTTGCGGCGGCAGCGCTGGTGGCCCGGTTCCTCGGGATCTTCCAGCGCATTCCGCTCGATTATATGACGGACAGCCATGGCGGCGGTTATTTTACTGTCGCCAACAACATCTATCTGATGCTTCTGATCGTCGCTACCGGCGGGATACCGAGCGCGATCAGCAAAATGGTTTCGGAGCGCTATGCGCTTGGACGCCCTGATGAAGCGAGACGCATTTACAAAGCGGCACTGCTGTTCGGTGCCGTTACGGGCGTGCTCATCACGGTGCTTCTGCTTATCTTCGCGCCTTTCTACGCGACGCATATCGCGGAGAAGCCGGGGGCCGCTCTCGCTGTTCGGGCCATCGCGCCCGCATTGCTGTTCTTCCCGATCATCGCGATGATGCGCGGTTATTTTCAGGGCAGGCAGTACATGGCGGCGGGAGGGATCTCGCAGATCGTCGAACAGATCCTGCGCGTCATCACGGCAGTCGGCCTCGGTTATCTGGCGTTCGGGCTGGACTGGGGACAGAGCTGGATCGCCGCCGCGGCGACGTTCGGCAGCGTGTTCGGCAGCGTCGGCGCATTTGCCGTCATGCTGTCGTACGCCCGCAAGCTGAAGCGGCAAGATATGAAGGACGCGGCCAGATCCGGGACCCGCGCGGCCCAGCAGACGCGTTCTACGCTGTCATTCAAGTCGATTTACAGTGAATTGTTCAAGATTTCGGTACCGATCGTTATCACGTCGATGACCGTGCAATTTATTTATTTCTTCGATACGTCGTTCTTCATGAAGCTGACGCATGGCTATTACGCCAGTGCCGACGCCGACCAAATGCTAGACTGGCTGGGCGTGAAGGCGCAGGCGCTTGCCGGCATTCCGCCGATTCTGGCGATTGCGCTCAGTCAATCCATGATTCCGGTCATTTCCTCCGCCTACAAGGTGAAGAACATGAAGGAAGTGGAGCGGCAAGCTTCGCTCGTCATGCGAATCGTCGTCTTCACCGGCGTTCCGGCGTCGCTTATCATGACGGTCGCCGCCATGTCGATTACGGGTTTGTTGTTCTCGAATACGGGAGGCAGCGGCGCTGTCGCCGCGTTGACCGCGGGGACGATCTTCCAGATTACGATGATGACGAGCAATACCGTGCTGACGAGCATGAACAAGCCTCGCATGCCGATGCGCCACGCGCTGATCGGTATCGTCGTGAAGGTCGTGACGAGCCTGTTGCTGGCGCCGCTTCTCGGCGTGTACGGCATAATCCTGTCATCGACCATCTGCTTCATGGTCATCGCTTCGCTTAATTTCCGCCAAATCCGGAAGGAAATCAAGCTGAACATTCTCGGTACGCGCTGGGCCGGCTACGTAGTGACGATAGCGATCGCATCCGGAGCCGGATGGCTGCTCGATTATGCATGCCGCACGTATATCGGAGGCGTTCCGGTCAAATTGACCTATGCCGTCGCTTGCATTGCCGCCGGCGTCGTTTCGCTTGGGCTATATGTCGCGCTGCTTCTCCTGCTCAAGGTGATCACGAAGGACGACGTACAGCAATTCCCGGGTCCGCTTCGCCGGTTGTTGAACCCGCTGATGCGCGTCGTATCTAGGCGCGGCGTCAATTCTAGCAACTAA